A window of the Pedobacter frigiditerrae genome harbors these coding sequences:
- a CDS encoding BlaI/MecI/CopY family transcriptional regulator, translated as MEIKDLTKAEEQIMQIVWQLESSFVKEVMDYLPEPKPAYNTVSTIIRILEVKGFIGHEAYGKAHKYHPLISREEYKRHATEKLLGNYFENSVESMFSFFVKEEKLDLSDVDEILKMINKFKNKPK; from the coding sequence ATGGAAATTAAAGATTTAACGAAGGCAGAGGAACAGATCATGCAAATTGTATGGCAACTGGAAAGTTCATTCGTAAAAGAAGTAATGGATTACTTACCAGAGCCCAAGCCTGCGTACAATACGGTATCTACAATTATTAGAATATTAGAAGTTAAAGGCTTTATTGGACACGAAGCTTATGGAAAAGCTCATAAATATCATCCTTTAATTAGTAGAGAAGAATACAAAAGACATGCAACTGAAAAGTTATTAGGAAATTACTTTGAGAACTCTGTAGAAAGCATGTTCTCTTTCTTTGTGAAGGAAGAGAAATTGGATTTAAGTGATGTGGATGAAATTTTAAAGATGATTAACAAATTTAAAAATAAGCCAAAATGA
- a CDS encoding TonB family protein, whose protein sequence is MSWAHYLLQVNIYLVIFYCFYKLLLDRETYFVLNRLYLVLSGLFSLAIPFLRFEMFSEKAVSDKLYISVSEINTIVSNYAIMPQTQEQYDWGRLIVMIYIVGTFIFLLHFAYQLFAINQLFGKTDSNSAFSFLNRKSVAENLPERATVDLHEDIHVKQFHTLDVIFFEVLGILTWFNPIIYLYKKSIKNIHEYLADEAAAKFQGDKETYALLLLSHAFGVKPNSLTNGFLTKSMIKKRIFMLHKQRSKKAAILKYGLFVPLFAITLVLSSATIRKNNQILAVADKIPLNEANEVFTQVIEQPLSVVNLAPRTTKLDQVQVQAIVVNNTETKPSSYNSINEKETTNSWNAFYKYLGDGIKYPTEAVKKKVQGNTVINFSVRRGKAMDIVVQNELGSGCDEEVIEQITNYDDFFQKDGDYSLKVTFKLEGSDAQMKNENVSTDAERTSMSNLVITAYAPKEEVTDQTVYNFVAMSNPPTYPGGLAKFYEFLGKNIRYPQFASDNDVQGKVLVSFTVEKDGSLSDIKVERKLGFGTDEEAVRVLKTSKKWFPGIQNGRAVRVKYNIPISFALDPSKKESKSVSFATIRTKNYNSGESPMVIVDGDTKDDDFLKTIDANTIESVSIVKDANAIALYGKEGKNGVIMVTTKKPKQKLITATLTNRN, encoded by the coding sequence ATGAGTTGGGCACATTATCTCTTGCAGGTAAACATTTACCTAGTTATATTTTATTGTTTTTACAAACTGCTTTTAGATAGAGAAACTTATTTTGTTTTAAATAGGTTATATCTTGTTTTATCAGGGTTATTCTCCTTGGCTATTCCATTTTTAAGATTCGAAATGTTTAGTGAAAAGGCAGTTAGTGATAAACTATACATCAGCGTTAGCGAAATTAATACCATAGTAAGCAATTATGCTATTATGCCGCAAACACAAGAGCAATATGATTGGGGTAGGTTAATTGTTATGATATACATCGTGGGTACGTTTATTTTCTTGCTTCACTTTGCCTATCAACTATTTGCAATTAACCAGCTTTTTGGCAAAACAGATTCAAATTCGGCATTTTCGTTTTTGAATAGAAAATCTGTTGCCGAAAATTTACCAGAAAGAGCTACTGTAGACTTGCATGAAGATATTCACGTAAAACAATTTCACACGCTAGATGTAATTTTCTTTGAGGTATTAGGAATATTAACTTGGTTTAATCCGATTATTTATCTATATAAAAAATCTATTAAAAACATTCATGAATACCTAGCAGACGAGGCAGCAGCAAAGTTTCAGGGAGATAAAGAGACCTATGCATTGTTATTGTTAAGCCATGCTTTCGGGGTAAAACCCAATAGTTTAACCAATGGTTTTCTAACAAAATCAATGATTAAAAAGAGGATTTTCATGTTGCATAAACAACGTTCTAAAAAAGCAGCAATTTTAAAATATGGCTTGTTCGTTCCTCTATTTGCAATTACTTTAGTTTTATCATCCGCTACCATTCGTAAAAACAATCAAATTCTAGCAGTTGCAGATAAAATACCTCTCAATGAAGCTAATGAAGTTTTTACACAGGTAATAGAACAACCTTTAAGTGTTGTTAATCTTGCACCTAGAACTACAAAACTAGATCAAGTACAGGTTCAAGCAATTGTTGTTAATAACACAGAAACAAAACCTTCAAGTTACAATAGCATAAACGAAAAAGAAACCACTAATTCTTGGAATGCATTTTACAAATATTTAGGAGACGGCATCAAATATCCAACTGAAGCAGTAAAGAAAAAAGTACAGGGAAATACGGTGATAAATTTTTCTGTTAGACGAGGCAAAGCGATGGATATTGTAGTTCAAAACGAACTTGGATCAGGATGCGACGAAGAGGTAATTGAACAAATCACAAACTATGATGATTTCTTTCAGAAAGATGGCGACTATAGCTTAAAAGTAACATTCAAACTTGAAGGTTCTGATGCTCAAATGAAAAACGAAAATGTATCTACTGATGCCGAAAGAACATCAATGTCTAATTTGGTCATTACAGCTTACGCACCAAAAGAAGAGGTAACAGATCAAACTGTTTACAACTTCGTTGCCATGTCTAACCCACCAACTTACCCAGGCGGACTCGCAAAGTTTTATGAGTTTTTAGGTAAAAACATAAGATATCCTCAATTCGCGTCAGATAATGATGTTCAAGGAAAGGTGCTTGTTTCTTTTACGGTTGAGAAAGATGGCTCACTATCAGATATTAAAGTAGAACGAAAACTAGGTTTCGGCACTGATGAAGAAGCTGTTAGAGTTTTAAAAACCAGTAAAAAGTGGTTCCCTGGTATTCAGAATGGCAGGGCTGTTAGGGTTAAGTACAATATTCCCATCAGCTTTGCACTAGACCCAAGTAAGAAAGAGTCAAAATCAGTCTCATTTGCAACAATACGTACAAAAAATTATAACAGTGGAGAATCTCCAATGGTTATTGTTGATGGAGATACTAAAGATGACGACTTCTTAAAAACCATAGACGCCAATACAATTGAAAGCGTAAGTATTGTAAAAGATGCAAATGCAATAGCATTATATGGAAAAGAAGGAAAGAATGGGGTTATCATGGTAACTACCAAAAAACCAAAACAAAAATTAATTACGGCTACCCTAACTAATAGAAATTAA